catacCCTTGAGTGGGcgcctttaaataaaatgcattattattatcattattattattgttatttttattatcacatttttaaaaagcttgatGGCAGCTTGCTGGCAGCTCTTGAGTTCTGTATGAAAGGTCTGTAAGACATTTCTTGTAAAACTGCTCTGTGTTCTTGTAATCAAGATTCTCTGTCATCAGAATATACAGAAGCACAATGTGCTTGTGAGATAACAagcatcacatcatcactgtatatagaaaaaaaatcatatgctAATGCCACTAGTACTGTGGTACACAACTGTTGCACAACTACAACTAAAATTCAAGTCAAATCACTAAGTCACTATGACTTGACTGAAAACTTGAACTGGAGGAACTGGTAAGAGAAGGGAGAAGACTGGTGGTTAGTGTTAGGGCAGATGAGACATCACATTTAATCCCTGCATATATAGATGGGTGATGTGTATCAGTCTAACAGTAGACACAGACTTTTACATTAACTGTAAACGTCTCACTGCTCTGTTTGAAAACAGCCTTTTGTCTCTAACCGTGAAAGGTAGGAAGAGAATTCaaatttcattcacatttaagacacaaatacagattCTGACACATAAAAAGCAGCaactattatttatttattattttttttcctttaggaTGAAGTGTACTGTTGTCTTTCTTGTGTTGTCCATGGTGGTTCTCATGGCTGAACCTGGAGAGGGTTTTCTTGGATTGCTTATCAGTGGAGCCATCTCTGGTACGGTGGGATCATTTTTACATGGCATACTGGAAAAACACTCATATACtaataaaaatggtttcacAATCGAATTGTTTGTGaaatgcagcagcaacagtcagtTTGTGATGAgagcatttgtttttcatattataAGTTACACCTGAATTTTCCATATGATGATATGTTGACTAATCTCAAATGAATGTATCATCAGTCAGTGTGTATTACTGACCATGAACAAGAATGCACAAAACTGATGAATGTTCTACAATgtgttcaaaacaaatgtatttctctgCTGACCACTAAGTACAACAATGTTTCTTTGTGATGTATGCTATGAGTTCAgattgaatgcatttttttttcctctcttgtctgttttatttagcTGGCACGATGATCCACGAGTAAGGaactgactttttgtttttagtttttacaatCATTCAACCACTAGTTTTACACAATACTTTAAAGTTTAAGTAAAATATACAAATCTGTAACAATCAATGTGATTTAACATCATACCTATATTTCTTATACACATGataatacataaacaaacatgactgtTTTCTCTACCTTGACCAGTCTTGTCCGCCAACACCATGGGGACttgcagctggagcagctggagcagcagctagagcagctggagcagcagcagcagcttgacaAACGTTCTCTTGATGCATTTCACTAGGCTAAAGAGGCCTCTCAGAAGTTACATTTTCAACGAAAGAAAAATGCTTCTTGCTCCTCAACATAAGAAAGAAATTCATCAAGTGTGGCAACCACAATAACATATGCATAGACTTAACTGACTGAGGAATAGTGGCCAAATACATTTGGCAAACTGTCAGTTGCTCAGATTAAATATGCATTGCAGCCaaacattttctgctatttGCTTACAATTTTGattagaataaaacaaatgtttaaaaagcttggatgtgtttgtgtgtgttctgtgactGGTACCTGTGTAACTTTTGGCTACAAGTTAGAGTTACAGTATGAGATAACGATAAATGTGAAACGATAGAGtaacagtagtagtagtagtgaaGTCAGTGGGAACTCTTACATTTagaatacacaaaacacaagtaaaTTAATTACAAATACATGTAACTACTCTGACAATGCATACACAAAGACTCAAGGTATTCCACAAGGTTCTATGCTAGGACAGAGGAAGGATCAGCTCTCTTAGTACTTACATAACAATACTGTTTCTTCTGCAAGTACTTAGTATGTTCAGCATTATACAATAGCAAATAATGTCTCCACCACTTTCCAGAGCCTAATATGGCAAGTCCTTGTATTACACCACTGACTTTGCTGATTGTTAAGGTATTTATCCTATTCTTGGTATAGTAACAGCGTATCAACACTAAATCATCTGAATCTGCAGGGTAAAGTTGTCAAATATATGTAGTATATTGTATGGAGTAGCAGACAATGGAAATGTACCTCAAAATTGCACACAACTTGTACTTGAGTTCTATTTGAAATTGTAGTAAGTTACATTAAATCACTTATTATTCAACACTTTCATTTGCACTGCAAAAGTGTATTGGTTTCAAATATCAGTTATCAAACTCCTTGATTACTAATATGCAATATTGCCATCAGACTTGAAAAACCATATGGGACGATCCGTATTCCAAAACCTCAGATATTTAAGTTAAACAATGAAATGGAAAAGTAGTACATCCTCACATTATTGAGAAGCTTCACCCACTGATTGtttaacatttctgcttgaTAAACATCAGATTAAATGATAGATTTGATCGTTAGCAAGaaaaatttaataaaatgttggtCATATACATTAAAGTGTATGctatgttttgaacatttttagcattttacatTGCTGTAAAACAGCCTTGTTATTTGACGAGTTaggagtgagactcaaaaatcaactattCTTAATAGTAGGACGTTTAAGGGGGATGAATCGTTGTGAATATATAGTTTCACTGTTATCTATAAATTTACAACAATCTTAGTATgtatttctgccactaggggtctctcaaATCAAAACCATGAAAGCAAGTGATGGAGTTTTGAATGTGCTGTGTAGAACTGCAGGATCACGGGAGTCTTCATTTTGAAACAACCATCATTGCTAATGAAAATCTGGTGTTTGCccatgatttaaaacaaacaaaggcaacaaaataAAGGCTGCATGAACACTggtggaaacatttgggataataaGTAGGTAATTCAACACAATTTgtacaaacttgtttttttgacaatttcATGCAGAAATGGGGTTTGATTTCTTGTATTATGAATGTAATGCAATCAGGGTAAAGATACCCGACACCCCCCAAGCAATACCATTGACAGTTCTACACTTGAGCAGCTGGAGGTAACAGTAGCTTCGTGCACTGTGGCTCCACAACTGTAAACTGGAGGACTCTGTGAAGCTTAAAATATTGTTAAGATATGATTAAAAGTTTATACCCAGTATGAAGCCACTCAACAGTATCTTGAGAGTGATGGAGGATGAAGAATGGTCCTTGTAAGATGCTAAGTCACAGCCCCTGAGAACATAGCTATTAAAtaagatagaaaataaaataaaaactttgtGTTGCCACTGACATGTGGTAAACAGTCTGTTTCTTCTGATAAGAAGGAACAGAAATGAAGCAGAGACCCAGCAACCAGAGAGctaaaggtttttgttttgttttgttttgtttttttttttgtttttttactttcttgaAATATGTTTACATGAACAATGGAAATATATATCCACAATTACAATttagagtgaaaagaaaatgaagcagGGCAGTTCTAGAGTTTAAATATTCAAGAGGAAGGATATATGGCTAAGTAAACTATTTTCAATCTGTGGGATGAAGTTCACAGAAGTTCACATCAAGGAGTTATGAGGTCATGACTCTGGAAGGTCAAATTGTCAGGGGAATCTGTTTAAAGCAACTGCGGGTTTTAACAAAAGTATTTGGATTTGGTGCAAGTGTATCGATAAGCATAATACATaagaaaatacatacataagAAAAGGTGATAAATTGCAATGTTGATCATTTTTTCCATGATTTTTGACTATAAAGGGTATTATTATAGGACTTACGATGGAGGTGTATCTACCAACACACAGAGAATAAACTAATGACATGATGAAACCGTTTTAACCATTTCATATTGTCAGCAGAACTACCTGCTGATATGAGGACTTGTGCTTGACAGTCTTTGATACTTGAATAATACCTGACAAGTGCTCTTGTTGCAGGTTGTCATGTACTGGAGCTGAACTCTCTCAATCCTCCCtctgcccaaaaaacaaaaaaagaagaaagagcgGAATTCTAATGCATAAGCAAATGAATATACAGTAGTGTGCAGACACAAAGGTGGCAGTATGTTGTTGTGACATTAGATCAACCCAATGTTGCTCCAAAGAGGAAGCTGACCATGCCCTTCTTGTTTCGTATGAAGTGTTAAGACCGCTAACAGCAGTGTGGCTAGGTCAGTGAATTGGCAGTGTTTTCAAAAGTACCCAAAGTCATACAAGTAAAGCTAAACATTACTTAAAGTCATTcatataaataatatttaagtaaaagtacctgGTATCAACTACACTGAcatatcaaaagtaattttctggcaataaatgcaCTTCAGTTTCTAAAGTTAAAGtaaaattacaaatacatttacatgtatagTATCTATACTTTATCCTATGAGTCAACTGATTATTAGCCGTGCTGATAACTACTTTGACTCGTATGATGCAGTCTGGGATTGGATTAGGGTTctaaagtaactagtaattcaaatgatcagattaatgtgtaaaagtaaaagtacaatttgTGTTACTGTTGGGGCAAAACTTGATGAGGAaccaaatgcagacacatggGAGGCAGGAAacaggggaacaaaaggcgagaTTTATAAACAAAAGCTGAAGTACAAGCAAAACCAAACGACCAAGGGAATCGGAATAACCAAAAAACGgataaaaaggacaaaaaccaAAGTAGCAAAAAGCTTAACATTGTGCAACAAAGCGAAAGTACAAATTAAGGAAGAACAAGACAAACCAGAAACACACCAGGGTGAGACATGAGGAGACACATGAGGGACACTGGAGCAGAATACTGGGTGGCAACACGGGAAAGGCAGACCAAGACCGAGTAACAGGGAAACGTCATGGAACAAAACGACAAACacatgagggagaacaaagactatgAACACAGGGACACTGGTGAGGGGATCAGTAACAGGTGAGCTGAGTGAGGATGGAAGGAAAAGTACAGGTGGGGTAACGaagggaaaaacacaggaaaaactgagaaataaataaaacaataaaacccaGGATCATGACAATATGAACCTCCATAATGTAGAAGAGGTCAagtataaagaagcagaaaatggaaaaactcaagtAAAATATAGTACATACACAAAGGTGTACAGTACTTGACTAAATGTAcatagttacattccatcacagcTTTATGACATAAAGTtgaattacagtttttcttgattgcttTGATGCAGCAATCAACTCAAactccacattttcaaaacagtcaCCACACGGGCTGAAACAGTGGCACTCATGGTCAGAATGACACATAACGTTCGCAAAAGGCTCTAACCGtgctaaaacatttaaaatatgcaacaaaagcaaaattcgccttcaaacaacacaacttgCAAACAAGTGTTTGAGCTCTTCCAATCAACCATTACACAGtggacaacaaaacacaaagtacagcacTCAGTGCGAATCAGTGCAGCATTGCTTGTCATTATAGCCAATTACTGTATGTAGCTTCCATGCCAGTGCCATCTGTTGTCAAATTTGCCTTCGACCTCTTCCATCCATGTTggcaaagaacaacacagacgcTGCACCTTTTAAGGCCTGCAGACTGATTGCTCATTGAAGATTTGTGTGAAGGAGTGTCACACAGGTGCTTCAGTGATTTCATACTGATGTAGGTAGTTTGGACTGCGTGAATGTCATCCGTGTTAACTCACCAACCTCCGTCCATCCCTCTCCTTTTCAACTGCTGAGACCCTCACCCATGCATTCATTGCTCATTACTTCCAGACTGGACTACTGCAATAGTTTCATGTGTGGTTCATCATCCAAAACACCACGATTACAACCAGAATTCTGCTGCTTGTCTCCTCACACACTCCTGCAACTGGACCACGTCAAACCCGTCCTTCAGAACCTCCACTGGCTGCTGATCCTCCAGCGCACCCACAACTTCTCACCATCACCTACAAAGCCCTCCACCATCTGGCTCCCCCCTACCTGTCtgagctcctccaccagcacaCCCACCTGCACTCTCAGGTCTCAAACCAGGGCCTTGTGCATTGCGCTCCCACCCTCTGGAACTCACTCCCCCCCGCACTGTCCAACTTCAAGAAATCCTTAAAGACACACTGCTTCAACACTGCCTACGACCACTAACCAGCTCTGctctcatcctccttctctgctctgttcCCCTTCTCCTGGACTGCTTCATCTTtgtaatgttttctgtgtttcgtTTTGATTAGTTTTGATGTTGCTTTTTGTCAAGCAACAGAGTATTCAGAAAAGCGCTCTGTAAGTCCAAAGTATCATTGTTATCAAGTTAAAGAATTTTCCTTTCTCCTATATACTGCTGATGCTTTACTGACACTTCACCCGGCAAGAACATGGAAACCATGTTAGTTTTGGCAGTAGAGGAACAATGACTGCATCCTCTCCAGCCTTGACTCTGATAAAAACGAACGATGATGAGGGTGCGACTTAGCCATTACTACCTCTTTCCAC
This region of Acanthopagrus latus isolate v.2019 chromosome 22, fAcaLat1.1, whole genome shotgun sequence genomic DNA includes:
- the LOC119012420 gene encoding pleurocidin-like peptide WF3; the protein is MKCTVVFLVLSMVVLMAEPGEGFLGLLISGAISAGTMIHDLVRQHHGDLQLEQLEQQLEQLEQQQQLDKRSLDAFH